Genomic window (Daucus carota subsp. sativus chromosome 5, DH1 v3.0, whole genome shotgun sequence):
GTGTTAATTCCCAGAGAGCACCTTCTGCTTCTTCTATGGACGGTTTAGATTTTGCATGTGTATACATGGCATACCATAGTGGACACGTAGGACATGCAAGTGGGTTTTGcggataatattttttattacgaGCGATCCACATCCACATATTCGGCTGCGCCGGCACGTTGAAGTCGACGTCAAGTGCACTCTCCTTCCCTTTCTATATTCTATATCTACACGAAAGGTACAACTTCGAAAATTTAGTAACAGccgatatttttttttaagagtcttcttaacatgtatatataacaactatttttcttcaaaaaaaaaaaacaactattTATTAAGGAAATTAACGAAAATTTATGTGTACCGGAGGGGTCGTTATTGTTTATGATGTtagaacaaataaaattatgggACGGTTTCGTTTAGTTTAAAAGAGTAACTTATTGctaaaagtaaagaagtggattataagtgataagtgaactttaattataagttattaaaagtgtttggataacttttgATTATAAGTCAACtgagtgtttggtaatttaaatttataaattttaaaaaattcaaattattaaaataaaaaaaatactttattaataaataaagtttattatatattaaaatttttaaaacttcaCAATATATGCAAATCACTGAAAAAGCTCAAAAAAAACTAGCATTTCTAACTTACAGCTTCTGACTTAAAAAACCCAAAAGAAGcacttgtgtttttttttgccaaacacCACATAAAAAGTAGAAGCTGCTTAAAGTGCTAAAAAAGCCCGGAAGCACTTATAAGAAGTTTAGCCAAACAACCGCTATGTCATCAGATTAAAAGTCAGAAATTAGTTTAAGATACTTTTTCAGTGAATTAATGTTTTTTAGATCTTTTCGATTAAAATCACACATATGACATAAATTAaggtttattatttatatttaatttatataaaaaaatttaaatatggtGTAAAAAATTAAAGTGACAATAAAAAAAGACGGCGGAAATAAAGAAAGACTTTTCtcaatttcaacaaattttacttttaaatttaaaacttgaCTGAATCGGATCCTATATCCCAATTGGTTGGACCGTAGGTGCGATGATTTACTTCACGGACGAGGTCTCTGGTTCAAGTCCAGGATGATAAGCTCAATCAAACAGAGGTTAGTAGGAATGTCTATCGTCTAATCATAACAAACTCAAATGCTTGGAGATGGCAACTAATGATTTGGTGTTCACTTCCGGTGTGATCCCATGTGTGTTGTCTACTTGTCCGCTGTATGATAGGAGTATTATTTTAGTGCTAGGTCTGTTGTacaatttgattatttttaaagttgaaaattactctTTTATATGGTTACATGAATACCATACGGAGTGTGTTTGCTAATTAACAGTTGAGATAACAACTTAAACTTAAAACAGGAAGTTTAACTGAGTCAATTGAAGAAAAATAGGTACTGTATTAGTTAGCGAACTTTCATGTACCTATTcagaatataaaaaatttattcagtAGTAATTGTTTttcaaacaattacaaaagttACCCTCTGAACTTCTTTTAATCTCTTTGGCTACCAGAGCTGAACTGggctaaaaataaattacttctCGGGTTCATTTTAGTGAATGCTAAAGGCTCCTATTGAATTTATTGTTAAGAATGTGATCGGTCTCGAAGTCTAAATTCAAATGACCCTTCACTGTCTAAAACGCACATATATATAGACATTGCAGAGCCAACAACTGAGTTAAAAGAAGCTGAATTTCGATACTGCAATGGCGGATAAAAAAGAAACAGAAGTATATTTGAAGTTGGTCATAGACAGGAACAAGAAAAAAGTTGTTTTTGCTGAAGCAAATAGTGATTTCGTTGATATCTTGTTCAGTTTTCTCACATTGCCCATGGGGACGATTGTCAGAATCCTGGCTAACCGTTCTGATCCTTCCTCTCGAAAGGCGAATATTGGGAGTTTCAACAATTTGTACGCAAGTGTGAGTAATCTGGACACAATGTATTTTGTGACGAAGGAATGCAGAGATGTGTTACTCAGTACAAGGAGTTCTGCAGAAGTCCAGTGTCGAAAACTGATGATTAACATTGATGATGTGAAGCCTACTCAGTACTTCGTTTGTGATCTATGCATTGATAAATATAAATCTGGCAGCTATGCCTCCCTTTACGTGAGTACTTGCAGTACTGTACCATGCCATCATTGCCAGAACTTCTTGAAAAGGGCAATAGATTTTGATGATGACGGCGAAAGTGTTTTTGTTGCGAAGACTTCTTCTTTTGTTATTAGCGATGATTTGCATGTAATTCCTAACAATCCAACTTCAACACTTGGAATACTAAAAAGCTGTGGCATCAAAGATTTCGCAGCTCTAGAAGAGATCAATACATTAAAACTTGGTTCCAGCGAGGTATTTTAAATATTGCTCGTCTTTGGCtcctaaaatattaactttgcaTGTGTAGTTTTAACTAATacttcttttttaatatttgaatatttgatatTATGCAGATCTTTCATCTGCTTGAGTGTTCTTTCTTTTCAAAGAATGCTTTATCGGATTTTTACTTTGGCAAGAAATTGAAGAGTGTTGAAGTTCCAACTATTGAACCTTCTCTTCGTACAGAGTGCACCGGTGGTGCCAAGAAGATCACTTTTAAAGTATATGTTCAGAAGTCGACGAACAAGATATTGTTGGCTCATTGTTCAGAGGATTTTGTTAACTTTCTTCTCAGTCTTCTCACTGTTCCTTTAGGAAAAGTGATCAGTCTGTTCCCCGGAGATCATGAATCCTTAAATATCGAACACATTCATCAGAGTGTGACAAAGTTAAATGTTGGGGAATACTTAAAATCGCAGCAACTGAAAGATATGCTACTTTATCCTAAATTGCTGTCACAATATTTTTGTCCCAGTCATATATTTCCTCTCGAGGAACAAAATAGTTTATACAAATATCTGAAACGAACAAGTACTGCAGGCGGACGTGATTTTTACTCTATATCTCTGGACTCTACACAATCTTATAAATATTTGTCAGACATAAGTCCTATATCAAAGATAGGAGGAGGATTTGTCAGAGGGCCAACAAAGTTTATGGTGACAGATGACTTGGTGGTTACACCATTATCTTCAATGTCTTGTTTCGCTTATCTTCAGGAACTTAAAGTGCCTCTTAATGATATTGAAGAGCAGGAGATTCACTTCGGCATGAATGAGGTAATACGAAACACGAATGACCTCTCGATGAGATGGTATACCATGGCTTACTAACACTCTGTAACTCCGTATCTTGCAGGCTGTTAACTTGTTGTGGGCATCTCTGACATCGACATCAGCCTTGAGCAATGGCCTCAAGTTCTTTATCTTGAAAAATCCAAAGCAAGAGACTTCAGTAAACAAACCAAGTGCTGAGAGATCTGGTGTCAAGCTTGAACAAGGTCATTTCTAGGTCACTTGTAACCTGGAGTATTATTACATTGTTAAGAACTCCCAGCTATGGTTTcaaatttgaagaaaaatctGTGTAATTTATATATGCTCGTAACTTCTCTTCTGCTTGTTCTAAATGTTGATGATTAATGATTAATCCATATTTCGTAACTAGATGAGCCAGATGAGCCGGTTAAATTTacgattatttaattaatatgtttAACAATTTTTGATTAATCCTTGTTTTATCATGTCAACACACTGGTTACTTCACCTAACTGTATTATGGCAAATAAAGCACCCACTAATTAATATTATCCCATTTTGTTTACATGTGGAAACTTGTTATATGTAACTTATATACAGAAAAGTTTGATTAATTTTCAGACTATGaacttattttaagtttggcAAACCCTTCCCTAAGCAGTGCACTCCCCTGTATGAATAATGTCCTCTTATGAACCTAAAAAGCCCAACACTTGTGTTCCTTAATTCCTGAGATCTCAAATTTTGAGCCCAATTAAAATCTTCCCAGGcccatttttaatatttaattgataaacgATGTTAGcaaatattttagaaatgtTATAGCTGAATACTTTAGAAATGCTGGGATTTTTATAGTGCAACTCCTTAACCACCGAGCACAGTGGTAACTGTCGAGAAACTTAAACGTTTTATTGctgcaaaaatattaatttcaaaacAATACAAATAAACGTGACTTAAAATGAATATGTTTCCGCTAGGTAAAGAAGGAAAAATTCAATTTGCTTCGAAATTTTTGAACAAAACAGTATTTATCCATATACAGAAAACCACGCCCtctatttatttaaatgatttttctagtgtgtgtcatgggcacacactaagcactataattcataaatttgggtgattttgattggctcttatttctttataatggtggaccccctgcaaatccaccaaacacatcaatcaaaatccatcaaacttataaaatttggtgcttagca
Coding sequences:
- the LOC108221153 gene encoding uncharacterized protein LOC108221153, which gives rise to MADKKETEVYLKLVIDRNKKKVVFAEANSDFVDILFSFLTLPMGTIVRILANRSDPSSRKANIGSFNNLYASVSNLDTMYFVTKECRDVLLSTRSSAEVQCRKLMINIDDVKPTQYFVCDLCIDKYKSGSYASLYVSTCSTVPCHHCQNFLKRAIDFDDDGESVFVAKTSSFVISDDLHVIPNNPTSTLGILKSCGIKDFAALEEINTLKLGSSEIFHLLECSFFSKNALSDFYFGKKLKSVEVPTIEPSLRTECTGGAKKITFKVYVQKSTNKILLAHCSEDFVNFLLSLLTVPLGKVISLFPGDHESLNIEHIHQSVTKLNVGEYLKSQQLKDMLLYPKLLSQYFCPSHIFPLEEQNSLYKYLKRTSTAGGRDFYSISLDSTQSYKYLSDISPISKIGGGFVRGPTKFMVTDDLVVTPLSSMSCFAYLQELKVPLNDIEEQEIHFGMNEAVNLLWASLTSTSALSNGLKFFILKNPKQETSVNKPSAERSGVKLEQGHF